A genomic segment from Acyrthosiphon pisum isolate AL4f chromosome A3, pea_aphid_22Mar2018_4r6ur, whole genome shotgun sequence encodes:
- the LOC100168058 gene encoding MOB kinase activator-like 2 isoform X1, translated as MNHSMAPTPDMHNIYGFHHHHQQQQQHQQQSPDLLRSGGHVVTTKADSSSSSPSLCYNKTSTFTQDFMLTNDSCQTQQQQDDDSCSDGEDSSQPSCTYRSVHHSFVGTSIRQGADLSSAGSMGRHNMVAAAAAAAADGYYGAGSGNHGNGNAGHHHHHHHHGHHHHHHHNGNGNGHNHHHHHHNAPAGMAVAAIVDAQGAGAVGGGGGGGGGYRVQRQAANIRERRRMLRSDLAPTRAADRPTPVKISINSAFDELRGHVPTFPYEKRLSKIDTLRLAIAYIALLREVLSADCDPLTYVQRCLSGERTPERAEWNTSDLTARLSWINWENLGVNPNRRGVLTSYSIPDNINN; from the exons atgaaccaTTCGATGGCGCCGACACCGGACATGCACAACATTTACGGTTTTCACCATCATCaccagcaacagcaacagcaccAGCAACAATCACCCGATTTGCTCAGAAGTGGAGGTCACGTTGTGACCACTAAAGCCGATTCTTCATCCTCGTCGCCGTCACTCTgttataa TAAGACTTCGACTTTCACCCAAGATTTCATGTTGACCAATGACTCGTGTCAAACGCAGCAGCAACAGGACGACGACAGTTGCAGTGACGGAGAAGATTCGAGCCAACCCAGCTGCACTTACCGCTCTGTCCACCACAGTTTCGTGGGGACTTCGATAAGACAAG GCGCTGACTTGTCGTCGGCCGGTTCGATGGGTCGGCACAATATGGTGGCGGCGGcagcggcagcggcggcggacGGTTACTACGGTGCGGGTAGCGGTAACCACGGTAATGGGAACGCGGGACATCATCACCACCACCATCATCATGGTCACCACCATCATCACCATCATAACGGCAACGGAAACGGtcataatcatcatcatcatcatcacaaCGCCCCGGCAGGAATGGCGGTGGCGGCGATTGTGGATGCACAAGGCGCGGGCGCCGTTGGAGGTGGAGGCGGTGGAGGTGGCGGGTACAGGGTGCAGAGGCAAGCGGCCAACATACGGGAACGTAGACGAATGTTGAGGTCAGACCTGGCGCCGACTCGGGCAGCGGATAGGCCCACGCCGGTCAAAAT CAGCATCAACTCGGCGTTCGACGAGCTCCGCGGTCATGTGCCCACGTTCCCGTACGAGAAGCGACTCAGCAAGATCGACACTCTCCGTCTGGCGATCGCTTACATTGCGCTGTTGCGCGAAGTTCTGTCGGCCGACTGCGACCCGCTCACTTATGTCCAGCGGTGTCTGAGCGGCGAGCGGACGCCCGAACGCGCCGAATGGAACACCAGTG ATCTAACAGCCAGACTTTCGTGGATCAACTGGGAGAACTTGGGCGTGAATCCCAACAGACGAGGCGTCTTGACGTCTTATTCGATTCCTGACAACATAAACAACTAA
- the LOC100168058 gene encoding MOB kinase activator-like 2 isoform X2 — protein sequence MNHSMAPTPDMHNIYGFHHHHQQQQQHQQQSPDLLRSGGHVVTTKADSSSSSPSLCYNKTSTFTQDFMLTNDSCQTQQQQDDDSCSDGEDSSQPSCTYRSVHHSFVGTSIRQGADLSSAGSMGRHNMVAAAAAAAADGYYGAGSGNHGNGNAGHHHHHHHHGHHHHHHHNGNGNGHNHHHHHHNAPAGMAVAAIVDAQGAGAVGGGGGGGGGYRVQRQAANIRERRRMLRSDLAPTRAADRPTPVKIINSAFDELRGHVPTFPYEKRLSKIDTLRLAIAYIALLREVLSADCDPLTYVQRCLSGERTPERAEWNTSDLTARLSWINWENLGVNPNRRGVLTSYSIPDNINN from the exons atgaaccaTTCGATGGCGCCGACACCGGACATGCACAACATTTACGGTTTTCACCATCATCaccagcaacagcaacagcaccAGCAACAATCACCCGATTTGCTCAGAAGTGGAGGTCACGTTGTGACCACTAAAGCCGATTCTTCATCCTCGTCGCCGTCACTCTgttataa TAAGACTTCGACTTTCACCCAAGATTTCATGTTGACCAATGACTCGTGTCAAACGCAGCAGCAACAGGACGACGACAGTTGCAGTGACGGAGAAGATTCGAGCCAACCCAGCTGCACTTACCGCTCTGTCCACCACAGTTTCGTGGGGACTTCGATAAGACAAG GCGCTGACTTGTCGTCGGCCGGTTCGATGGGTCGGCACAATATGGTGGCGGCGGcagcggcagcggcggcggacGGTTACTACGGTGCGGGTAGCGGTAACCACGGTAATGGGAACGCGGGACATCATCACCACCACCATCATCATGGTCACCACCATCATCACCATCATAACGGCAACGGAAACGGtcataatcatcatcatcatcatcacaaCGCCCCGGCAGGAATGGCGGTGGCGGCGATTGTGGATGCACAAGGCGCGGGCGCCGTTGGAGGTGGAGGCGGTGGAGGTGGCGGGTACAGGGTGCAGAGGCAAGCGGCCAACATACGGGAACGTAGACGAATGTTGAGGTCAGACCTGGCGCCGACTCGGGCAGCGGATAGGCCCACGCCGGTCAAAAT CATCAACTCGGCGTTCGACGAGCTCCGCGGTCATGTGCCCACGTTCCCGTACGAGAAGCGACTCAGCAAGATCGACACTCTCCGTCTGGCGATCGCTTACATTGCGCTGTTGCGCGAAGTTCTGTCGGCCGACTGCGACCCGCTCACTTATGTCCAGCGGTGTCTGAGCGGCGAGCGGACGCCCGAACGCGCCGAATGGAACACCAGTG ATCTAACAGCCAGACTTTCGTGGATCAACTGGGAGAACTTGGGCGTGAATCCCAACAGACGAGGCGTCTTGACGTCTTATTCGATTCCTGACAACATAAACAACTAA